The DNA region GTGGGACTGCCCAAGGGACTGCCGGATACCGATTTTTGTCCAGCAATCAGGGCAAAGGCTTGAGCTTGAATCGCATGCGGAACGACCCCGACAAAATGCAACCGCCCTTTAGGTCGCAGGGCATTGATATACGCGCCCCAATCCAGGTCGGCGTTGACAGTGGCCAGAATCAAATCAAGGGAATTGGCAACGGCTTCCAGTGCTTGGGGATCTTTGGAATTCACAAAATGGTTTGCTCCCATGTCGCGGGCTGCGGCTTCTTTATCCGGATTGGTGGAAAATGCTGTGACCTCACAGCCCCAGGCTTGCAAAAACTCCAGCGCCATGTGACCGAGGCCACCAATGCCGATTACACCTACCCGATCGGTCGGCTGCACATCAAATTGCACGATCGGATTGAACACCGTAATGCCGCCACAGAAGAGGGGGCCTGCGGTGGCCGGATCAAGGCCATCCGGGAGCGGAATCGCCCACGCTTGATGGGCACGCACTTTGTTGGCAAACCCGCCATAGCGACCAACGATCGTCCCCTCGGCGGTCAAACATAAATTGTGATCGCCGGACATACACTATTCACAGTGCATACAGGAGCGAGAAGTCCACCCCAAGCCCACTCGCTGGCCGACTTGCAGGGTGGTGACGCGATCGCCCACTGCCGCTACTGTGCCGACTACTTCATGACCAGGAACCAGCGGATACTGGCTGATCCCCCAATCATTCTTGATCATGCTCAGGTCACTGTGACAGATGCCGCAGTATTCCACGTCAATCTCTACCTCTTCTGCCTTCAGTGCGCCAGGATCGTATTCAAAGGGTTCTAGCTGGCCACCGGGCGATTGGACTGCATAGGCGTGAATCATGGTTTTCCCCACAGAATTACCCTTATTATTCTCACCTTTGAGCTTAACAAAAGTTAATTAAACAAGCTGGAAGCATCTCTGAATCCAGTACATGCGAATACTTGTGGCCGCAGGCTTTCAGGCTGGAACATACAGCAGTAATTTCGCGATCGCCGTTTCCAGTCATCGCGTATATATTGGTCGCAGTTTTCGTGAACCCCCTGAACCCATCATCATGAAGCAGGTTCTTGGCTATCTGCTGCTCGCATCCTCCCTCCTTTTGTGTGCGACCCCAGCCCAAGCCACCAAGCTGGAATCCTGGAAGTTTAACGCCAACCAGAATCAGTTTGAATTTACTACCGATGAGGGAGTCCAGCCCCAGGCTCAACTGGTTAGTGATCCGACCCGCCTTGTGATCGATCTGCCAGGAGTTGTGTTGGGGCGATCGGCCATTCAGGAATCGTTGAGTGGGGCGATTCAAAGTATTCGGATTGGACAGTTCGATCGCGATACCACCCGTTTAGTGATTGAACTGGCTCCGGGATATACCTTAGACCCGAATCAGATTAAATTTCGGGGGATCACGGCTCGCCAGTGGATTGTCAAACTGCCAGTACCGCAAGCTGTTTCAGGGGCAGTTGTGGTACCGACGACCAGTGCTGCTGCCGGATTCCCATCCCCAACTTCACTGGCCAATCCGGGGAACTCTGCCTCTTCCCTATCTCGCCTCAGCCTGGCTTCAGCACCAAATCAGACAGCCACGATCGAAGCTGTCCAGCTTGACGGCAATCAATTAGTCATTCGGGCCAACCAATCGCTGCAGTACATCAGCCGCTGGGATACCGCATTGCAAGCGTATCGGATTGACATCAGTCCTGCCCAACTCGCAAATTCTGTTCAGCGATCGCCCACTGGAAGCGCGATCGCTCAATTAAAAATTCGACAGGAAAACCCGCAAACCGTTTCCATCCTGGTACAACCAGCGAAGGGAGTGCAGGTGGGTCAGGTCAGTCAGCCTAATCAACGAATGTTGACATTGCAGTTGCTGCGATCGGTGATTCAACCTGCTACCTCAGCCCAGGCTTCTTCCAGCACTCCGGCTGCACCTGCGGTATTTCCTCAGCCTGTTGCTTTTCCTGCGCCTCAAGTTCCTCGCGCTGCCACGGGTCGCCTGCTGGTTGTCATCGATCCTGGACATGGTGGGCCGGATCCTGGCGCGGTTGGCATTGGTGGTCTCAAAGAAACCGATATTGTGCTGGACATTGGCCGCCAGGTGACGGCTTTTTTGCAACAGCAGGGAGTTGCTGTGCTGCTCACCCGCAATGGGGAATACGACCTGGATCTGGAACCGCGTGTGCAAATGGCAGAACAGGCGAATGCTACGGTGTTCGTGAGTATTCATGCCAATTCGATTAGCCTTAACCGTCCAGATGTGAGTGGGTTAGAGACTTATTACTATCAGTCCGGCCAGGTGTTGGCACAAACGATTCATCAAAGTATCCTACAAGCAACGGGAATTCCCGATCGGGGGGTACGGACGGCCCGCTTCTATGTTTTGCGGAAGACGACGATGCCCTCTGTATTAGTAGAAGTAGGGTTTGTCACGGGTCAGGATGATGCAGCGCGGTTATCTAACTCCTCTTACCGGACGCAGATGGCTGGCGCGATCGCCCGTGGTATTCTACAGTACCTGCAGAGAACTGCACGGTTCTAGTCTCGTTGCTGGCCAAGCTAGCCAATCTTTCTCAGTAACAAGAGGTGTGTGGAGTGTTTGAACATCAGTATGAAATCCGTAACCTGCCCATTGCCAATCACAATCTTACTCATCACAATACAGCCCCAATAGGATTATTTGATAGTGGTTTAGGTGGACTCACGGTTTTACGCGAGTTGTATCGTCAGATTCCGCAAGAGTCTGTCGTGTATTTTGGGGATACCGCCCGGTTGCCCTACGGAACGCGATCGCAGTCCGAGATCTTACAATTTGTCCGCGAGATTCTGCAGTGGATGGTAAATCAGGGCACCAAGATGGTCATCATGGCCTGCAATACCAGTTCTGCCCTGGCCCTGGAAACCGTGCGATCTGAATTTAATCTGCCGATCCTGGGATTGATTCTGCCGGGAGCGCGAGCCGCTGTGCAGCAGGGCAAGCGGATTGGTGTGATTGCCACTCCTGCAACGGTGAGCAGTGATGCCTATCGACGAGCCGTGTTAGAAGCTAACCCCGATACATCAGTCTGGCAGGTTCCCTGTCCTGAGTTTGTACCCTTAATTGAGCAAGGCCGGATTGAGGATCCTTACACCTTCTCGGTCGCTCAAAATTACTTGCAGCCGCTGATCGAGCAAAAGATCGATACGT from Leptodesmis sichuanensis A121 includes:
- a CDS encoding zinc-binding dehydrogenase encodes the protein MSGDHNLCLTAEGTIVGRYGGFANKVRAHQAWAIPLPDGLDPATAGPLFCGGITVFNPIVQFDVQPTDRVGVIGIGGLGHMALEFLQAWGCEVTAFSTNPDKEAAARDMGANHFVNSKDPQALEAVANSLDLILATVNADLDWGAYINALRPKGRLHFVGVVPHAIQAQAFALIAGQKSVSGSPLGSPTTVAKMLDFAARHSIAPITETFEFNQVNEAIAHLESGKARYRIVLKH
- a CDS encoding alcohol dehydrogenase catalytic domain-containing protein; its protein translation is MIHAYAVQSPGGQLEPFEYDPGALKAEEVEIDVEYCGICHSDLSMIKNDWGISQYPLVPGHEVVGTVAAVGDRVTTLQVGQRVGLGWTSRSCMHCE
- a CDS encoding N-acetylmuramoyl-L-alanine amidase, which encodes MRILVAAGFQAGTYSSNFAIAVSSHRVYIGRSFREPPEPIIMKQVLGYLLLASSLLLCATPAQATKLESWKFNANQNQFEFTTDEGVQPQAQLVSDPTRLVIDLPGVVLGRSAIQESLSGAIQSIRIGQFDRDTTRLVIELAPGYTLDPNQIKFRGITARQWIVKLPVPQAVSGAVVVPTTSAAAGFPSPTSLANPGNSASSLSRLSLASAPNQTATIEAVQLDGNQLVIRANQSLQYISRWDTALQAYRIDISPAQLANSVQRSPTGSAIAQLKIRQENPQTVSILVQPAKGVQVGQVSQPNQRMLTLQLLRSVIQPATSAQASSSTPAAPAVFPQPVAFPAPQVPRAATGRLLVVIDPGHGGPDPGAVGIGGLKETDIVLDIGRQVTAFLQQQGVAVLLTRNGEYDLDLEPRVQMAEQANATVFVSIHANSISLNRPDVSGLETYYYQSGQVLAQTIHQSILQATGIPDRGVRTARFYVLRKTTMPSVLVEVGFVTGQDDAARLSNSSYRTQMAGAIARGILQYLQRTARF
- the murI gene encoding glutamate racemase is translated as MFEHQYEIRNLPIANHNLTHHNTAPIGLFDSGLGGLTVLRELYRQIPQESVVYFGDTARLPYGTRSQSEILQFVREILQWMVNQGTKMVIMACNTSSALALETVRSEFNLPILGLILPGARAAVQQGKRIGVIATPATVSSDAYRRAVLEANPDTSVWQVPCPEFVPLIEQGRIEDPYTFSVAQNYLQPLIEQKIDTLIYGCTHYPHLAPVLRRILPASVQLIDPAAHVVAAAARELDLLGLRNLRSPHPTRFYVSGCADTFSQLATQWLGHTPIVEQIALPELWYQSAALEPVE